One window from the genome of Sardina pilchardus chromosome 12, fSarPil1.1, whole genome shotgun sequence encodes:
- the ttc32 gene encoding tetratricopeptide repeat protein 32: MEKESDGVLTQAHMEFSNTNFKQAEELYSHFITSCGKKQSRKCDATDLAVALNNRGQIKYLRVDFKEAVEDYTLAIEANKDFEVPYYNRGLIHYRLGFFEDAEQDFKKVLELNPNFEDAKQSLQQTIIDHQEKINREAG; the protein is encoded by the exons ATGGAAAAGGAAAGTGATGGCGTTCTTACACAAGCTCACATGGAATTTAGTAACACAAACTTTAAACAAGCAGAGGAATTGTACAGTCACTTTATCACGTCGTGTGGGAAGAAACAGTCAAG gAAATGTGACGCCACTGACCTCGCAGTTGCGTTGAATAACCGCGGCCAGATAAAGTATTTGAGAGTTGATTTCAAGGAAGCAGTGGAGGACTACACTTTGGCAATAGAAGCAAATAAAGATTTCGAAGTGCCATACTACAACAGAGGATTAATACACTACAGACTAG GATTTTTTGAAGATGCCGAGCAAGACTTCAAGAAGGTTCTGGAATTGAATCCAAATTTTGAAGATGCCAAACAGAGCTTACAACAAACAATAATAGATCATCAagaaaagattaacagagaagcTGGATAG
- the LOC134097358 gene encoding matrilin-3-like, with translation MSPFICSLIYGLSVLLVEVCGTYVDPAQVAAQSYAQRRTVARPQFPPQRTLNPAAHGVNYRYNGYHYHPRQPQHHLRYHQQPPNLQQLPPNYRQTPRTYTPVLHHRPFPPFSPPVVYHRPYPLSPPLTHHQPPAPTPPVVYHRFKGPVHPGVHHYYQKPAPHFKVVARPPACQLPLVRPLVTAKPTTVPIAPVTNPPPTPTPVLETLTLPAATVPLETSPQPTTTLAPATPPQTTLVPSELPVSTQSGTITSIRAVETATDSQCRSRPLDLVFIIDSSRSVRPMEFEKVKIFLADMVDTLDVGPDATRVAVVNYASTVKIEFLLKDHPDKVTMKQAITRIDPLAAGTMTGLAIKKAMDEAFTEASGARPASKGITKVAIIVTDGRPQDQVEEVSAAARASGIEIYAVGVDRADMQSLRLMASQPLDDHVFYVETYGVIEKLTSKFRETLCGLDPCSMGHDCEHICLNSISSYYCQCREGYLLNADKKTCSLKQVKAVVIQDPCKCEARLAFQKQTQNSLQDLTARLAEVTRKVEQLELTLGHV, from the exons CACATGGTGTTAACTACAGGTATAATGGGTATCACTACCACCCCCGTCAGCCACAGCACCATCTGCGCTACCACCAGCAGCCTCCAAACCTCCAGCAGCTGCCGCCAAACTACCGCCAGACACCCAGGACGTACACGCCGGTGCTCCACCATCGAccctttccccctttctccccGCCGGTGGTGTACCATCGGCCGTATCCCCTCTCCCCACCGCTGACACACCACCAGCCCCCCGCCCCTACCCCCCCGGTGGTGTACCATCGCTTCAAAGGCCCCGTTCATCCAGGGGTTCACCACTATTATCAAAAGCCAGCTCCCCATTTTAAGGTTGTAGCGCGTCCACCGGCTTGCCAATTGCCCCTTGTCAGGCCACTGGTGACTGCCAAGCCAACTACAGTTCCCATAGCGCCCGTCACTAATCCTCCTCCAACGCCCACCCCAGTGCTAGAGACACTTACTCTGCCAGCGGCCACGGTCCCCCTGGAGACTAGCCCCCAACCAACGACCACCCTGGCCCCGGCGACTCCTCCGCAAACGACCCTGGTTCCATCAGAGCTACCGGTCAGTACCCAAAGTGGAACCATCACCTCCATCAGGGCTGTGGAGACAG CCACTGACAGTCAGTGCAGGAGCCGCCCGCTAGATCTGGTCTTCATCATCGACAGCTCTCGCAGTGTGCGGCCAATGGAGTTCGAGAAGGTCAAGATCTTCCTGGCCGACATGGTGGACACTCTGGACGTGGGGCCGGACGCCACTCGCGTCGCCGTGGTGAACTACGCCAGCACGGTCAAGATCGAGTTCCTGCTGAAGGACCACCCGGACAAGGTGACCATGAAGCAGGCCATCACCCGGATCGACCCCCTGGCGGCGGGAACCATGACGGGCCTGGCCATCAAGAAGGCCATGGACGAGGCCTTCACCGAGGCGTCGGGCGCGCGGCCCGCCTCCAAGGGCATCACCAAGGTCGCCATCATCGTGACGGACGGGCGCCCTCAGGACCAGGTGGAAGAGGTGTCGGCCGCCGCCAGGGCCTCTGGGATTGAGATCTACGCCGTGGGGGTGGACCGGGCGGACATGCAGTCGCTGCGGCTAATGGCCAGCCAGCCGCTTGACGACCACGTGTTCTACGTGGAGACCTACGGAGTCATCGAAAAGCTGACCTCCAAGTTCCGGGAGACACTGTGTG GTCTGGACCCCTGCTCCATGGGACACGACTGCGAGCATATATGCCTGAACAGCATCTCCTCCTATTACTGCCAGTGTCGGGAAGGCTATTTGTTGAACGCGGACAAGAAAACATGTTCCTTGAAAC AGGTTAAAGCTGTTGTGATCCAGGACCCCTGCAAATGTGAGGCTCGCCTGGCCTTCCAGAAGCAGACTCAAAATTCCCTTCAGGACCTTACTGCTCGAC TCGCTGAAGTCACCAGGAAGGTGGAACAGCTGGAACTCACACTGGGCCATGTCTAG